A genome region from Cutaneotrichosporon cavernicola HIS019 DNA, chromosome: 5 includes the following:
- the DBP2 gene encoding uncharacterized protein (Belongs to the DEAD box helicase family), which produces MSYGGGYGGGGYGGGGGYGGGGGYGGGGGGYGGGGGGQFSRGGHGGGFGGGFNGGDRMGNLGSGLRNIDWQTAELTKFEKNFYIEDKDVSARSEEEITAFRKEKDMRIQGSNIPRPITNFEEAGFPEYCMTEIRALGFKEPTPIQCQAWPMALSGRDVVAIAETGSGKTISFALPAMVHINAQPLLSPGDGPIALILAPTRELAVQIQAECTKFGKSSRIRNTAIYGGAPKGPQIRDLQRGCEIVVATPGRLIDMLESGKTNLRRVTYLVMDEADRMLDMGFEPQIRKIVSQIRPDRQTLLFSATWPKDVQRLATDFLHDYIQVNIGSMDLTANHNVAQHVTVCSDFDKRQMLLKHLDQISRENAKVLIFVGTKRVADDLTKFMRQDGWPALAIHGDKQQAERDWVLAEFKSGRSPIMLATDVASRGLDVKDIAYVINYDFPNNCEDYIHRIGRTGRAGAKGTSFTYFTTDNSKQARELIGILRESKSEVPPELEEMSRYGGGGGGGRGRGGRGYGGGRGGFRSGANSYGGGGGGGGDRGYGNRW; this is translated from the exons ATG TCTTACGGTGGCGGttacggcggcggcggctacggcggcggtggtggctacggtggcggtggtggctacggtggcggcggtggtggttacggtggtggtggtggtggtcaGTTCTCTCGCGGCGGTCATGGTGgcggcttcggcggcggcttTAATG GTGGTGACCGCATGGGCAACCTCGGCTCTGGCCTCCGCAACATCGACTGGCAGACGGCCGAGCTCACCAAGTTCGAGAAGAACTTCTAcatcgaggacaaggacgtgTCTGCGCGctccgaggaggagattaCTGCATTccgcaaggagaaggacatGCGCATCCAGGGCAGCAACATTCCCCGCCCCATCACTAACTTTGAGGAGGCTGGCTTCCCCGAGTACTGCATGACTGAGATCCGCGCCCTTGGCTTCAAGGAGCCCACCCCTATCCAGTGCCAGGCATGGCCCATGGCCCTTTCGGGTCgtgacgtcgtcgccattGCCGAGACTGGTTCCGGAAAGACGATCTCTTTCGCTCTCCCTGCCATGGTCCACATCAACGCGCAGCCGCTCCTCTCTCCCGGCGATGGCCCCATCGCTCTGATCCTTGCCCCCACTCGTGAACTCGCGGTCCAGATCCAGGCCGAGTGCACCAAGTTCGGCAAGTCGTCCAGAATCCGCAACACTGCCATCTACGGCGGTGCGCCCAAGGGCCCTCAGATCCGCGACCTCCAGCGCGGCTGCGAGATTGTCGTCGCCACTCCTGGCCGTCTGatcgacatgctcgagtCTGGCAAGACCAACCTCCGTCGCGTCACCTACCTCGtcatggacgaggccgaccgcATGCTCGACATGGGTTTCGAGCCGCAGATCCGCAAGATTGTCTCGCAGATTCGCCCTGACCGTCAGaccctcctcttctcggCCACCTGGCCCAAGGACGTCCAGCGTCTCGCCACTGACTTCCTCCACGACTATATCCAGGTCAACATTGGCTCGATGGACCTCACTGCCAACCACAACGTTGCTCAGCACGTCACGGTCTGCTCCGACTTTGACAAGCGCCAGATGCTCCTCAAGCACCTCGACCAGATCTCGCGTGAGAACGCCAAGGTGCTGATCTTTGTTGGCACCAAGCgtgtcgccgacgacctcaCCAAGTTCATGCGCCAGGACGGCTGGCCAgcgctcgccatccacGGCGACAAGcagcaggccgagcgcgactgggtcctcgccgagttCAAGTCCGGCCGCAGCCCCATTATGCTTGCCACCGACGTCGCGTCGCGTGGTCTTG ACGTCAAGGACATTGC CTACGTCATTAACTACGACTTCCCCAACAACTGCGAGGACTACATTCACCGTATCGGCCGTACCGGTCGTGCTGGTGCCAAGGGTACCTCGTTCACCTACTTCACCACCGACAACTCGAAGCAGGCCAGGGAGCTCATCGGCATTCTCCGCGAGTCCAAGTCGGAGGTGCCCccagagctcgaggagatgtCTCGCTatggtggtggcggcggcggtggccgtGGCCGTGGTGGCCGTGGTTACGGTGGTGGCCGTGGCGGCTTCCGCTCAGGCGCTAACTCGtacggtggtggtggcggcggcggcggtgacCGTGGCTACGGCAACCGGTGGTAA
- a CDS encoding uncharacterized protein (Cytoplasm protein): MFVKDIVERDAPPPTAPRPPAQQSRGFPTASHRSGGSAFARARKDAKVRAGGGLTVGEGRVVEAVPGVQPSSQETLPSAFQGSSQKADNGEERSAISLPALSAAEQIRRQVHTENLARVQAMSQAERESEADELKERFGTDIVDLMRRRRAARDGARVGPRLVQSQKGMGVFEGGPVERPTRGEVEMGDMGEEAGLERVGGMGGVVDRVGELGAGERAQNTARIAGMSTAERDDEMRDLEERFGAALLGRLKSTLAKRSSPTPKPAEPKHAAKPVHDHPTSDPRPFKSLKAQSKVQPQAESSKAGPSKPKSVRFDAPPTPTELRRYFPDAPANDPKLEWMMNSAAASVQPPPQTEEGEDENATRFDLQGNPLSQEQAAKLPSHLGLHHHGAAPEMAGYTVGEITHLCYSTVASQRVAMMGVLGRVVRNYRRAEAEMKPKPKEEAKEEDGETKKEQGWVADCRDADVEGKALSVSSSILASPTRALSVVSAAIDLLFVSLGGPWPYLDHPPIHFHPDPTRNGEATGCAAVAWDDLSSRLSELISSDLPPSTRAQLLRILRRAATAAPQVAEAITPIVPHAVKALVLRPAWPSEMPNIDALRLLRETIESSREAAEALRPTAEALLKFLATDIPISGKEVVLEVLRILYGLGRYGMGASLAASAREVWSRLATWISTEGGEVYVAYFDLLRVWVVCAIDPHRTTPEHDLTWSQLCALGIVDEATSALRTLLAVEKEWTKIAAVLAVLAEYALGASINGQRGGEGEKDALLSSLQEMDLLGAIPTSVADIPQDGGFNAALAQVFHLNNALDFKLVVGPPLQRLVCWTLSTAGRGDVELRHAVLTTAKRVVDLGMWARSAFDLALNFGPGDEPLALSLVDDIIRTDWAALADLEHHHEEGDEPIQPVLNAIKSIGHADGLTILRPLLHATILPALADILAPRPSHLYLKATGTLRPPPPNLPQALPLLQDWVFSPLDELLRSGASQALDLAPGDWDASEPQLVRATLALSRLAHLTSPSYRNRTDAILGAMKVFMLEHGLPDAPNSVKDVFRDDAVSSSLTAILDTTAIPSSGEVVPAPLESAARFLGETPFFQFYQDLVALYEAVSFGDHNFSEVLLPPLAMNYPVDYRRLLWAESGALRSLRIDTGVPLECGTISTYFTPLETDRGVLHSYARALVAGKEGFLGRVAMHHLAGMLWKGTDTERTSPRVQLLVVVLAQGSDAVLHRVIAHDVEGEDGTGTVGEGEVKRRVAAAAQLGGPRAVSRLKAAGYEI, encoded by the exons ATGTTCGTCAAAGATATTGTCGAGCGTGACGCACCACCTCCAAcagcacctcgtccgcctGCGCAACAGTCTCGAGGCTTTCCCACTGCCTCCCACAGGTCAGGGGGAAGCGCGTTCGCCCGCGCACGCAAGGATGCGAAAGTTCGagcgggcggcgggctgacggttggcgagggccgGGTTGTGGAGGCTGTACCTGGTGTACAACCCTCTTCCCAGGAGACTCTACCGTCCGCCTTTCAAGGCTCATCCCAGAAGGCTGATAATGGAGAGGAGCGCTCCGCCATCTCCCTGCCTGCTCTCTCCGCGGCTGAGCAGATCCGCCGTCAAGTGCACACCGAGAACCTTGCGCGGGTCCAGGCCATGTCTCAAGCTGAGCGCGAGTCCGAAGCCGACGAACTAAAGGAACGCTTTGGCACCGACATCGTGGACCTCATgcgtcgccggcgcgcggcgcgtgaCGGCGCGAGGGTGGGGCCGCGGCTGGTACAGAGCCAGAAGGGGATGGGGGTGTTTGAGGGTGGGCCGGTGGAGAGACCGACGAGGGGGGAAGTGGAGATGGGGGACATGGGAGAAGAAGCAGGTCTGGAGCGAGTGGGAGGCATGGGTGGGGTGGTAGATCGGGTTGGTGAGCTCGGTGCCGGGGAACGCGCGCAGAACACTGCGCGTATCGCGGGCATGAGCACCGCTGAGCGCGATGACGAGatgcgcgacctcgaggaacgTTTTGGTGcggctctcctcggccgcctgAAGAGCACGCTCGCGAAGCGCAGCTCCCCGACGCCAAAGCCTGCAGAGCCGAAGCATG ccgcgAAGCCTGTGCATGATCATCCCACATCGGACCCGCGACCCTTCAAGTCCCTCAAGGCCCAGTCCAAGGTCCAGCCCCAAGCCGAGTCTTCCAAGGCCGGACCCTCCAAGCCCAAGTCCGTGCGCTtcgacgcgccgcccacACCCACCGAGCTCCGGCGCTACTTCCCAGACGCGCCGGCGAACGACCCAAAGCTGGAGTGGATGATGAACTCAGCGGCGGCCTCAGTTCAGCCCCCTCCCCAGACAGAAGAAGGGGAAGATGAGAACGCTACCCGTTTCGATTTGCAGGGCAATCCGCTGAGCCAAGAGCAGGCAGCAAAGCTGCCCTCTCATCTGGGGCTGCATCATCACGGCGCTGCCCCCGAGATGGCGGGATACACCGTCGGCGAGATCACGCATCTCTGCTACTCGACCGTCGCGAGCCAGCGAGTCGCAATGATGGGTGTCCTGGGGCGGGTGGTGCGGAACTACCGACGCGCTGAGGCGGAGATGAAGCCGAAACCGAAGGAGGaagccaaggaggaggatggggagaCCAAGAAGGAACAGGGTTGGGTTGCGGACTGCCGCGACGCTGACGTAGAGGGGAAAGCCCTCTctgtctcctcctcgatcctcgcctcgcccacgCGCGCTCTCTCTGTCGtctccgccgccatcgacctcctcttcgTTTCCCTCGGCGGTCCCTGGCCCTACCTTGACCACCCGCCCATCCACTTCCACCCAGACCCCACGCGTAATGGCGAGGCCACAGGTTGTGCCGCAGTGGCATGGGACGACCTTTCCTCTCGCCTCTCTGAACTCATTTCCTCCGACCTGCCCCCTTCTACCCGCGCACAGCTCCTGCGCATCTTGCGCCGGGCGGCCACAGCCGCCCCGCAAGTCGCGGAGGCGATCACCCCGATCGTCCCGCATgccgtcaaggcgctcgtTCTCCGTCCTGCCTGGCCGAGTGAGATGCCGAACATCGATGCGCTCCGGCTCTTGAGGGAGACGATCGAGAGCTCGAGGGAGGCAGCGGAGGCTCTGCGACCCACCGCTGAGGCACTGCTCAAGTTCCTCGCGACTGATATCCCGATCTCGGGCAAGGAAGTTGTGCTCGAGGTCCTGCGTATCCTCTATGGGCTGGGGCGATATGGGATGggcgcgagcttggccgcgagcgcgcgcgaaGTCTGGTCGCGCCTAGCGACATGGATCTCCACCGAAGGAGGGGAAGTCTATGTGGCCTACTTTGACCTCCTGCGCGTCTGGGTCGTCTGCGCGATCGATCCGCACCGCACCACGCCCGAACACGACCTCACCTGGTCCCAACTCTGTGCGCTGGGTAtcgttgacgaggccaCCTCCGCTCTCCGCACTCTCCTTGCggtggagaaggagtgGACCAAGATCGCCGCGGTTCTGGCAGTGCTTGCCGAGtacgccctcggcgcctCGATTAACGGCCAACGCggaggagagggcgagaaggacgcTCTCCTCAGCTCATTGCAGGAGATGGACCTGTTGGGTGCCATTCCCACGTCGGTGGCGGACATCCCACAGGATGGGGGGTTCAACGCAGCGCTCGCCCAGGTATTCCACCTCAACAACGCCCTTGACTTCAAACTCGTTGTGGGTCCGCCCCTCCAGCGACTGGTGTGCTGGACTCTCTCGACAGCAGGCAGGGGAGACGTGGAACTCCGCCACGCCGTGCTCACTACTGCGAAACGCGTAGTGGATCTGGGCATGTGGGCCCGCAGCGCGTTCGACCTCGCACTCAACTTTGGGCCCGGGGACGAACCCCTCGCCCTGTCGCTAGTTGACGACATCATCCGGACCGACTGGGCGGCTCTGGCTGACCTCGAGCACCACCATGAAGAAGGCGACGAACCCATACAGCCAGTACTGAACGCGATCAAGTCCATCGGCCACGCGGACGGCCTGACGATCCTCCGCCCCTTACTACACGCGACCATCCTCCCCGCTTTGGCGGACATtctcgcgcctcgcccCTCACACCTCTACCTCAAAGCGACGGGTACGCTgcgccctccccctccaAATCTGCCACAAGctcttcccctccttcAAGACTGGGTATTCTCCCCCCTCGACGAGCTACTACGCAGTGGCGCCTCACAGGCCCTCGACCTAGCCCCAGGGGACTGGGACGCGTCCGAACCCCAACTCGTGCGGGCGACGCTGGCGCTCTCCCGCCTCGCTCACCTCACCTCCCCAAGTTACAGGAATCGGACTGACGCGATCCTGGGGGCAATGAAAGTCTTCATGCTCGAACACGGCCTGCCCGACGCCCCCAACTCGGTCAAGGACGTGTTTAGGGACGACgccgtctcgtcgtctcTCACCGCCATATTGGACACCACGGCCATCCCGTCCTCTGGGGAAGTCGTACCTGCGCCACTTGAGAGTGCAGCGCGCTTCCTTGGGGAAACGCCCTTCTTCCAGTTCTATCAGGACCTCGTGGCTCTCTACGAGGCAGTGAGTTTTGGCGATCACAACTTCTCAGAAGTTCTACTTCCTCCACTCGCAATGAATTATCCCGTCGATTACCGTCGTCTCCTGTGGGCGGAGAGCGGGGCACTCCGCTCCCTCCGTATCGATACTGGAGTGCCTCTCGAATGCGGGACTATCTCGACCTATTTCACGCCCCTCGAGACCGACCGCGGTGTGCTGCATTCCTACGCACGCGCTCTTGTGGCGGGCAAGGAGGGATTCCTTGGCCGCGTGGCTATGCACCACCTCGCCGGCATGCTTTGGAAGGGAACGGACACGGAGCGCACGAGCCCACgcgtccagctcctcgtgGTCGTGCTTGCGCAGGGGAGCGATGCCGTGCTCCACCGCGTTATTGCGCACGACGTGGAGGGCGAAGACGGCACTGGGACTGTGGGTGAGGGCGAAGTTAAGCGCCGGGTTGCGGCCGCCGCACAGCTCGGCGGACCACGTGCTGTCTCACGCCTCAAAGCCGCGGGGTACGAGATCTAG
- the NMD2 gene encoding uncharacterized protein (Up-frameshift suppressor 2), translating into MSAQDYVAKYPRRRELLKTVDTYWIDDPYRPPGQLDSSLKKHTTLINRLKAALLIGPVDAIIKEIDGLVLSKYTAEIVAAVVDGASRGRGDPEVAVEIIVYLHKRLAPEFLPQLLPPLLTILAPAPPPAKDASEKDREKEDKERISRQRPVLRIVSELAMLMAWPEGALKGAAEVGKVLKSLMTSDPQYTNIPLMSTFLKHFSRAYLGSVPPTDGAAPEALPDGVEELIPAEVQRQMRELFTKYFDTASKTLVKGQLDKRNHEAYIKSGEIFEDRQHAYERMTRAVERLTTGVQGLADLLGLDSPVLPTAASLGKSGLQIVNTTSSFTVREDGVVPGGIWDDDEERRFYEDLPDLLDLVPASLLGVKGKKSEKDEGEKEKAPEEATDADAEADAQAQLREEEDLRRQIEQMVLEGASSEEETVHMDRNDTAFSEESGPAEHEAHEEEPQPAADGAGDEELQSGPAARLTALFAALPEAVNREMIDKLAIEFAFLNSKAARRRLIKFIGAVPKSRTDLLPHYGRFVAIIDKYMPDVGKGIIETLDEEMRYLQRKRTVRELDSVRLKNVRFYGELAKFKVARPYTILHVLKVFVDNFKFNVENIANLLETCGRFLLRSEGTSETAKSMIELMRRKQSVTHLDQRLNIMLENAFYQCNPPERVAREVVELPPMQLYIQHLLYNVLTKRAQEKVLLLMRKMHWEDPETADFLLRTFTEVWEVKFENIGRIAGIVYDLQRYHVDFSVAVVDQVMEDIRIGMEENIFKFNQRRIASAKFLAELYMYRVVNAAVIFEVLWQLLSFGHPEGFPVPGRDSPIDSVEDFFRVRLAGVILDTCGSCFAKGSLRRRLDHYLVVLQLYAVCKAEMPMDVDFMLDDLLETLRPKGRPKGVKDGLVVNRLRNFGEAAQALDAMLAANATDHDDDDDEDEGERASEPGIERIDDTDDEEETPSPDVDDEDDDDVVLIRDQPKELDEFDERAQDEFDRDFARMLADTTVERKAAPPVFDQAVPMFRKRQQNGESDASKMQFMLLSKKGNKPQVRSVDIPIDSSIASNVRTHQAASRAEQEQLKRLVLQNEKRLENEDLVNIEQSMARRGIKVRITNS; encoded by the exons ATGTCTGCTCAAGACTATGTCGCAAAATACCCTCGCAggcgcgagctcctcaagacAGTCGACACTTACTGGATAGACGACCCATACC GGCCGCCTGGACAACTCGACTCGTCGCTCAAGAAGCACACGACTTTAATCAATCGCCTCAAGGCCGCACTGCTTATTGGTCCCGTTGATGCCATTATCAAGGAGATTGATGGCCTTGTGCTGTCCAAGTATACGGCCGAGATAGTCGCggctgtcgtcgacggcgcgagCCGCGGACGCGGCGACCCCGAGGTCGCTGTCGAG ATCATTGTGTACTTGCACAAACGACTCGCTCCTGAGTTTCTCCCCCAGCTGCTTCCCCCGCTGTTGACCATCCTCGCACccgcacctccaccagccaAAGACGCGTCTGAGAAGGAccgcgagaaggaggacaaggagcgtatctcgcgccagcgcccCGTCCTCCGTATCGTGTCTGAGCTGGCCATGCTCATGGCCTGGCCTGAGGGCGCGCTCAAgggcgcggccgaggtcggcaaggTTCTCAAGTCACTC ATGACGAGTGACCCCCAGTACACCAACATCCCCCTCATGTCTACCTTCCTTAAGCACTTCAGCCGAGCGTACCTCGGTTCGGTCCCACCTACGGACGGTGCCGCACCCGAAGCGCTTCCTGacggtgtcgaggagctcatcCCCGCCGAGGTCCAGAGACAGATGCGCGAACTCTTTACTAAATACTTTGACACGGCCAGCAAGACGCTCGTCAAGGGTCAGCTC GACAAGCGCAACCACGAGGCGTACATCAAGTCGGGCGAGATCTTCGAGGACCGCCAGCACGCGTACGAGCGCATGACGCGggccgtcgagcgcctcacCACCGGTGTTCAGGGCCTCGctgacctcctcggccttgatTCACCTGTCCTCCCAaccgccgcgtcgctggGCAAGTCAGGCCTCCAGATCGTCAACACCACGTCATCGTTTACTGTgcgcgaggatggcgtcgTGCCTGGGGGAATTtgggacgacgatgaggagcgtCGCTTCTACGAGGACCTCCCagacctcctcgaccttgttcCTGCGTCCTTACTCGGCGTAAAGGGCAAGAAGTCCGAgaaggatgagggcgagaaggaaaaggcgcccgaggaggcgaCTGACGCTGACGCTGAAGCCGACGCCCAAGCCCAGCTGCGCGAAGAGGAAGACCTCCGTCGCCAGATTGAACAGATGGTGCTTGAGGGCGCTTcgagtgaggaggagactgTTCATATGGACCGGAACGACACCGCCTTCTCGGAAGAGTCTGGTCCAGCAGAGCACGAAGCccacgaggaggagccgcAACCCGCTGCTGACGGCGCCGGGGACGAAGAGCTTCAGTCAGGCCCGGCTGCGCGTCTTACTGCGCTCTTCGCTGCTCTTCCGGAGGCGGTCAACCGCGAGATGATCGACAAGCTCGCAATCGAGTTTGCGTTCCTCAACTCGAAGGccgcgcgtcggcggctTATCAAG TTCATCGGCGCTGTTCCAAAGAGCCGCACCGATCTTCTTCCACACTATGGCCGCTTCGTTGCCATCATCGACAAGTACATGCCTGACGTTGGCAAGGGTATCATCGAGAccctggacgaggagatgcgcTACCTCCAGCGCAAGCGGACGgtacgcgagctcgacagcgTCCGGTTGAAG AACGTCCGCTTCTAcggcgagctggccaaGTTCAAGGTGGCGCGTCCGTACACCATTCTCCACGTCCTGAAGGTGTTTGTCGACAACTTCAAGTTCAACGTCGAGAATATTGCCAACCTGCTGGAGACGTGTGGCCGATTCCTCCTCCGTTCCGAGGGAACGTCTGAGACGGCCAAGAGCATG ATCGAGTTGATGCGCCGCAAGCAGAGCGTCACCCACCTTGACCAGCGCCTGAACATCATGCTTGAGAACGCCTTCTACCAG TGCAACCCACCAGAACGCGTCGCACGTGAGGTTGTCGAACTGCCGCCCATGCAGCTCTACATCCAGCACCTCCTGTACAACGTGCTGACGAAACGCGCACAGGAAAAagtgctcctcctcatgcGTAAGATGCACTGGGAGGACCCAGAGACCGCAGACTTTCTTCTCCGGACATTCACAGAGGTGTGGGAGGTTAAGTTTGAGAACATTGGTAGGATAGCGGGGATTGTGTACGACCTTCAGCGATACCACGTCGACTTCTCCGTCGCGGTCGTGGACCAGGTCATGGAAGACATCCGAATCGGCATGGAG GAGAACATCTTCAAGTTCAACCAGCGCCGTATCGCGAGTGCCAAGTTCCTCGCGGAGCTGTATATGTACCGCGTCGTCAACGCGGCGGTCATCTTTGAGGTGCTCTGGCAGCTGCTGTCGTTTGGACACC ctGAGGGCTTCCCTGTCCCAGGGCGCGACAGCCCCATCGACTCCGTAGAGGACTTCTTCCGCGTGCGCTTAGCAGGTGTGATCCTCGACACGTGTGGTAGCTGTTTCGCCAAGGGCTCCTTGCGGCGGAGACTTGACCATTaccttgtcgtccttcAG CTCTATGCCGTCTGCAAGGCGGAGATGCCGATGGATGTCGACTtcatgctcgacgacctgctcgaGACTCTGCGTCCCAAAGGCCGTCCCAAGGGGGTCAAAGACGGACTTGTGGTCAACCGCCTGCGAAACTTTGGAGAGGCGGCCCAGGCCCTCGATGCAATGCTGGCGGCTAACGCCACTG accacgacgacgacgatgacgaggatgaaggGGAGCGCGCAAGCGAGCCTGGCATTGAGCGCATTGACGACACGGACGACGAAGAAGagacgccgtcgcccgacgtcgacgatgaggacgatgacgacgtcgtgctGATACGTGACCAGCCTAAagagctcgacgagtttgacgagcgcgcgcagGACGAGTTCGACCGTGACTTTGCGCGCATGTTGGCTGACACGACGGTTGAGCGCAAGGCTGCGCCGCCCGTGTTCGACCAGGCTGTGCCTATGTTCCGCAAGCGACAGCAGAACGGCGAGTCAGACGCGAGTAAGATGCAGTTCATGCTGCTGTCCAAGAAGGGCAACAAGCCGCAG gtgCGCTCGGTGGACATTCCGATAGACTCGTCGATCGCGAGCAACGTGCGCACGCACCaggcggcgtcgcgggcggagcaggagcagctGAAGCGTCTCGTGCTGCAGAACGAGAAGCGActcgagaacgaggacctcgtcaacatcGAGCAGAGCATGGCGCGCCGCGGCATCAAGGTCCGGATTACAAACTCGTAG
- a CDS encoding uncharacterized protein (Transparent testa glabra 1 protein) produces MGLPSLLQHDASFPLYGVAFSNNPQHPHRIALSSFLTGPQNKITVIEPNSPYTSSSDFQHLATAGITYPATKVGWEPKESLSRDGGRGELLATTGDVLRLWEMKWDGKSKDAGRIGYGRNGYNDADGWKLHQRSFLSNSKQNPSNLPPITSFSWNSQAPQSIVTCSTDTTATLWDINTSQALTQLIAHDRAVYDLSWLPQSPDIFVSVGADGSLRAFDLRQLEHSTILYETPNAAPLARIAFSNREQHMLACFGMGDSKTLILDMRSPGQPVAELLGHKAPLGAISWGSGGNTGTASGATGGGYIASCGDDAQLLIYDLTSPIPTEPESRRSTVPYTMSPPATPNAGRTPSPSPPSTRAAEIQPHKAWTAHGELNNLAFSASNDWIACVAGQRLNMLQV; encoded by the exons ATGGGTCTCCCAAGCCTCCTTCAACACGATGCCAGCT TCCCGCTGTACGGGGTAGCGTTCTCGAATAACCCGCAGCACCCCCATCGTATAGCCCTATCGTCATTCCTCACTGGGCCGCAGAACAAGATCACGGTCATCGAGCCCAACTCGCCCTacacgtcgtcgtcagaCTTTCAGCATCTTGCAACAGCCGGGATCACATACCCCGCAACCAAGGTCGGATGGGAGCCCAAAGAGAGCCTGAGCCGTGACGGCGGGCGTggtgagctcctcgccacgACCGGCGATGTTTTGCGTCTCTGGGAGATGAAGTGGGACGGGAAGAGCAAGGACGCTGGTCGCATCGGGTACGGGCGCAATGGGTATAATGACGCCGACGGGTGGAAGTTGCACCAGAGATCATTCCTCTCCAAT AGCAAGCAGAACCCATCCAACCTTCCCCCAATCACGAGCTTTAGCTGGAACTCGCAGGCTCCACAGAGTATCGTGACGTGCTCGACGGACACGACTGCGACGTTATGGGATATCAACACCTCGCAGGCGCTCACGCAGCTCATCGCACATGACAGGGCAGTGTACGATTTGTCGTGGCTACCACAAAGCCCCGACATCTTTGTGTCTGTCGGTGCTGACGGCTCGTTACGTGCCTTCGACCTACGTCAGCTCGAACACTCGACGATCCTGTACGAGACGCCCAACGCCGCGCCACTCGCCCGCATCGCCTTCAGCAACCGCGAACA GCATATGCTCGCGTGTTTCGGCATGGGCGACTCGAAGacgctcatcctcgacatgCGTTCGCCAGGGCAGCCTGTAGCAGAACTGTTGGGTCACAAAGCGCCGCTGGGCGCCATCTCGTGGGGATCAGGCGGGAATACAGGAACAGCGTCGGGTGCGACGGGCGGGGGCTACATCGCCTCATGCG GCGACGATgcgcagctcctcatcTACGACCTCACGTCACCTATACCCACCGAGCCCGAATCACGGCGCAGCACCGTCCCATACACCATGTCCCCACCTGCGACGCCTAACGCCGGGCGTAcaccgtcaccgtcaccaccttcgacgcgcgccgccgagatcCAGCCCCACAAAGCGTGGACAGCGCATGGCGAGCTCAACAACCTCGCATTCAGCGCGTCGAATGACTGGATTGCGTGTGTCGCAGGCCAGCGACTAAACATGCTTCAGGTGTAG